In Streptomyces sp. SID8374, one genomic interval encodes:
- a CDS encoding TerD family protein encodes MAVSLSKGGNVSLTKEAPGLTAVTVGLGWDVRTTTGTDFDLDASAIAVNTDGKVVSDGHFVFFNNKSTPDQTIVHTGDNVTGEGEGDDEQINVNLAGLPADVDKIVFPVSIYDAETRSQNFGQVRNAFIRILNQAGGAEIARYDLSEDAATETAMVFGELYRNGAEWKFRAVGQGYASGLSGIARDFGVNL; translated from the coding sequence ATGGCTGTAAGCCTGTCCAAGGGCGGCAACGTCTCGCTCACCAAGGAGGCCCCGGGCCTGACCGCCGTCACGGTCGGCCTCGGCTGGGACGTCCGCACCACCACCGGCACCGACTTCGACCTCGACGCCTCGGCGATCGCGGTCAACACCGACGGCAAGGTCGTCTCCGACGGCCACTTCGTCTTCTTCAACAACAAGTCGACGCCGGACCAGACCATCGTGCACACCGGTGACAACGTCACGGGTGAGGGCGAGGGCGACGACGAGCAGATCAACGTCAACCTGGCGGGTCTGCCGGCCGACGTCGACAAGATCGTCTTCCCGGTCTCCATCTACGACGCCGAGACCCGCAGCCAGAACTTCGGCCAGGTCCGCAACGCGTTCATCCGCATCCTCAACCAGGCAGGCGGCGCCGAGATCGCCCGCTACGACCTGAGCGAGGACGCCGCCACCGAGACCGCCATGGTCTTCGGCGAGCTCTACCGCAACGGTGCCGAGTGGAAGTTCCGCGCGGTCGGCCAGGGTTACGCCTCCGGCCTCAGCGGCATCGCCCGCGACTTCGGCGTCAACCTCTGA
- the arfB gene encoding alternative ribosome rescue aminoacyl-tRNA hydrolase ArfB — translation MGVMSGPYVIRGSVSLPEAELMWRFSRSSGPGGQHVNTSDSQVELRFDLAATDALPEVWKARALERLAGRLVGGVVSVRASEHRSQWRNRETAAVRLAALLAEATAPPPKPRIKRKIPRGINERRLREKKQRGDTKRGRSGRDW, via the coding sequence ATGGGTGTCATGTCCGGGCCCTATGTCATCCGCGGCTCGGTCTCCCTCCCGGAGGCCGAGCTCATGTGGCGTTTCTCGCGCTCCTCCGGGCCCGGCGGCCAGCACGTCAACACCAGCGACTCCCAGGTGGAGCTGCGCTTCGACCTCGCGGCGACCGACGCGCTCCCCGAGGTGTGGAAGGCGCGGGCGCTGGAGCGGCTGGCGGGCAGGCTGGTGGGTGGGGTCGTCTCCGTACGGGCCTCCGAGCACCGCTCCCAGTGGCGCAACCGCGAGACGGCCGCCGTCCGGCTCGCGGCCCTCCTGGCCGAGGCCACGGCGCCGCCGCCCAAGCCGCGCATCAAGCGCAAGATCCCGCGCGGGATCAACGAGCGCCGGCTGCGCGAGAAGAAGCAGCGCGGCGACACCAAGCGCGGCCGCTCGGGCCGGGACTGGTAG
- a CDS encoding flavin reductase family protein codes for MSNDEFRAALARLAAGVVLVTAQEPPLDEEGRGEDVGMTATAFMSVSLDPPLVMVSLRNGSRMDDLLDEQPLWAVSVLAASQRHIAGRFAMKGRISDRLLFQDLAYVRGEVSHAPLIGGALATLECRTEQRVVAGDHTLVIGRVLTAELPSPEGDPLTYFKGRYRHLG; via the coding sequence GTGAGCAACGACGAGTTCCGCGCAGCACTCGCGCGGCTGGCCGCCGGAGTGGTGCTGGTCACCGCGCAGGAGCCGCCCCTCGACGAGGAGGGCCGCGGCGAGGACGTCGGGATGACGGCCACCGCCTTCATGTCCGTCTCCCTGGACCCGCCCCTGGTGATGGTGAGCCTGCGCAACGGCTCCCGGATGGACGACCTGCTAGACGAGCAGCCCCTGTGGGCCGTCTCCGTCCTGGCGGCGAGCCAGCGGCACATCGCGGGGCGGTTCGCCATGAAGGGCCGGATCAGCGACCGGCTGCTCTTCCAGGACCTGGCGTACGTACGGGGCGAGGTGAGCCACGCGCCCCTGATCGGCGGGGCGCTGGCCACGCTGGAGTGCCGTACGGAGCAGCGCGTGGTGGCCGGTGACCACACCCTGGTGATCGGGCGGGTGCTGACGGCGGAGCTGCCGAGCCCGGAGGGCGACCCGCTGACGTACTTCAAGGGGCGCTACCGGCATCTGGGGTGA
- the cdgB gene encoding diguanylate cyclase CdgB produces MEAESEPYVRLATMRQLHQAVADLNTARSLADTLQTVADGIVTGLGYELGCVNLVRPDGDLVIAAFAGNAAAEALITGRVGSRASWERRLSMGESWDQLRFIPHTEGWVLLDDDVPQWHTEGPEPRFEDEWHPLDRLYAPMYASGGGRDLLGVISVDRPRNGRRPGAWGREALQMYASQAAIAISNARLRANMQRALVRLEREQQALRASEESFRQAFEYAPSGMAIAEMGGDQHGRLLRTNDALCRLLGRPASVLRRYSFADLVHPEDIGTLLRTSAEGGRAELRLGRRDGTYLWVSLRNSVVADTADGPRFLLTHIEDIEERKRHELNLAHRASHDALTGLPNSAELKSRLSARICERPNSPAATAIEALDAAYGDVESSLTHGYQADGYEGEVAPGGGLYDHHVHTVAPDAEHDDGTKGLAVLFCDLDGFKSINDRFGHHTGDAVLIEVARRLSTCVRDGDTVARLGGDEFVVLADGLGAADAADLAVRLRNAIIPPIRVDGRAVRVGASFGIGWAECGMSVEEVLRSADQRMYVEKRSRSKVHRRAG; encoded by the coding sequence ATGGAGGCCGAGTCGGAGCCCTACGTCCGCCTTGCGACCATGCGGCAGCTGCACCAGGCCGTCGCTGATCTCAACACGGCGCGGAGTCTGGCGGACACGTTGCAGACCGTGGCGGACGGCATCGTCACCGGTCTCGGCTACGAGCTGGGCTGCGTCAACCTGGTCCGGCCCGACGGCGACCTCGTCATCGCCGCCTTCGCGGGCAACGCCGCCGCCGAGGCCCTGATCACCGGCCGCGTCGGCTCCCGCGCCTCCTGGGAGCGCCGGCTCTCCATGGGCGAGTCCTGGGACCAGCTGCGGTTCATCCCGCACACCGAGGGCTGGGTCCTCCTCGACGACGACGTACCGCAGTGGCACACCGAGGGCCCCGAGCCCCGGTTCGAGGACGAGTGGCACCCCCTGGACCGGCTCTACGCCCCGATGTACGCCTCCGGGGGCGGACGGGACCTCCTGGGGGTCATATCCGTCGACCGTCCGCGCAACGGGCGCCGCCCCGGCGCATGGGGGCGCGAAGCGCTCCAGATGTACGCCTCCCAGGCCGCCATTGCGATCAGTAACGCTCGCCTCCGAGCAAACATGCAGCGCGCCCTGGTCAGGCTCGAACGCGAACAGCAGGCGCTGCGGGCCAGCGAGGAGTCCTTCCGCCAGGCCTTCGAGTACGCGCCCAGCGGGATGGCCATCGCCGAGATGGGCGGCGACCAGCACGGCCGGCTGCTGCGCACCAACGACGCCCTGTGCCGGCTGCTCGGCCGCCCCGCCTCCGTACTGCGCCGCTACTCCTTCGCCGACCTGGTCCACCCCGAGGACATCGGCACCCTGCTGCGCACCTCCGCCGAGGGCGGCCGGGCCGAGCTGCGGCTCGGGCGGCGGGACGGGACGTACCTCTGGGTCTCCCTGCGCAACTCGGTCGTCGCCGACACGGCGGACGGGCCGCGCTTCCTCCTCACCCACATCGAGGACATAGAGGAGCGCAAGCGCCACGAGCTGAACCTCGCCCACCGCGCCTCGCACGACGCGCTCACCGGCCTCCCCAACAGCGCCGAGCTGAAGTCCCGCCTCAGCGCCCGGATCTGCGAGCGGCCGAACTCCCCGGCCGCCACCGCGATCGAGGCGCTGGACGCGGCGTACGGGGACGTCGAGTCGTCCCTCACCCACGGCTACCAGGCCGACGGGTACGAGGGGGAGGTGGCGCCCGGCGGCGGGCTCTACGACCACCATGTGCACACGGTCGCCCCCGACGCGGAGCACGACGACGGCACGAAGGGGCTCGCGGTCCTCTTCTGCGACCTCGACGGCTTCAAGTCCATCAACGACCGCTTCGGCCACCACACGGGTGACGCGGTTCTCATAGAGGTCGCGCGGCGGCTGTCCACCTGCGTCCGGGACGGCGACACGGTCGCGCGGCTCGGAGGTGACGAATTCGTCGTTCTCGCGGACGGCCTCGGGGCGGCGGACGCCGCTGACCTGGCCGTACGTCTGCGAAATGCCATCATTCCGCCCATAAGGGTCGACGGGCGCGCCGTCCGGGTCGGGGCGAGTTTCGGCATCGGCTGGGCCGAGTGCGGGATGAGCGTGGAAGAGGTCCTGCGCTCCGCCGACCAGCGGATGTACGTCGAGAAGCGGTCCCGCTCGAAGGTTCACCGCAGGGCCGGCTGA
- a CDS encoding CBM35 domain-containing protein has translation MTAGNNGASKPEDDDPFGYLYADGQAAGAQPPGQGGYGYPGPAAQPGVPRTSYNQVRTVGERQYGQHQVPPQHGYGYPPQQAYGQQPQQQYNAPNPQYAAPETYPGGATTAQHGSVPGGGGSGGRGGPNTKALLIAAVAVVAVVLIGIGAALLSGNEGDKDKKNEAVSSEGPADKAEESGKPEKKPEETPKPVELPKQDAATLTLGGPATVDKSIEGAQGVNGTYVTGFNEVGSSVTWRAEMKTEGSYRLSVRYAVPAKDADATLTVNGKKNSQPIGLKNFIKSSDPAWEKNWQTTWAPVDLKKGENEIKISCEDGNQCDVLLDWLEVTQS, from the coding sequence ATGACGGCCGGAAACAACGGCGCGAGCAAGCCCGAGGACGACGATCCGTTCGGCTATCTGTACGCGGACGGACAAGCGGCAGGCGCCCAGCCGCCCGGTCAGGGCGGCTACGGCTACCCGGGTCCGGCCGCGCAGCCGGGCGTGCCCAGGACGTCGTACAACCAGGTGCGCACGGTCGGTGAGCGCCAGTACGGGCAGCACCAGGTGCCGCCGCAGCACGGTTACGGCTACCCGCCCCAGCAGGCTTACGGCCAGCAGCCCCAGCAGCAGTACAACGCGCCGAACCCGCAGTACGCGGCCCCCGAGACCTACCCGGGCGGCGCGACCACCGCACAGCACGGCTCCGTGCCGGGCGGCGGCGGCTCCGGCGGCCGGGGCGGCCCGAACACCAAGGCGCTGCTGATCGCGGCGGTCGCCGTGGTCGCGGTCGTCCTCATCGGCATCGGCGCCGCGCTGCTCTCGGGCAACGAGGGCGACAAGGACAAGAAGAACGAGGCCGTGTCTTCGGAGGGCCCCGCCGACAAGGCCGAGGAGTCCGGCAAGCCGGAGAAGAAGCCCGAGGAGACTCCGAAGCCGGTCGAACTCCCGAAGCAGGACGCGGCGACGCTGACGCTGGGCGGGCCCGCCACGGTGGACAAATCCATCGAAGGGGCCCAGGGGGTGAACGGAACGTACGTCACCGGTTTCAACGAGGTCGGCTCTTCCGTGACCTGGCGGGCGGAGATGAAGACCGAGGGGTCCTACCGCCTCTCCGTGCGCTACGCCGTCCCGGCCAAGGACGCCGACGCCACACTGACGGTCAACGGCAAGAAGAACAGCCAGCCGATCGGCCTGAAGAACTTCATCAAGTCCTCCGACCCGGCGTGGGAGAAGAACTGGCAGACCACCTGGGCGCCGGTCGACCTCAAGAAGGGCGAGAACGAGATCAAGATCTCGTGCGAGGACGGCAACCAGTGCGACGTGCTGCTGGACTGGCTGGAAGTCACCCAGAGCTGA
- a CDS encoding 1-phosphofructokinase family hexose kinase, producing MILTVTLNTALDVTYTVDALVPHASHRVGEVTERPGGKGLNVARVLGALGHESVVTGFVGGATGGVLRDLLAPLPPRDALVPVAGNTRRTLAITDRSTGDTTQLNEAGPQVSAAEWAAFLRTYEELVAAADAVALCGSLPPGIHVGAYAELVRIARAAAVPVLLDTSGEPLRRGIAARPDLVKPNADELAQLTGFREPLRAARDARRRGAHAVIASLGPEGVLAVTPDGTWRAAPPAPVRGNPTGAGDSAVAGLLSALAEGLDWPDRLARAVALSTATVLAPTAGEFDAAAYAELLPRVRVESTGEAA from the coding sequence ATGATCCTGACCGTCACTCTGAACACCGCACTCGACGTGACGTACACCGTCGACGCGCTCGTCCCGCACGCCAGCCACCGGGTCGGCGAGGTCACCGAGCGCCCCGGCGGCAAGGGGCTCAACGTGGCCCGGGTGCTGGGCGCGCTGGGCCACGAGAGCGTGGTCACCGGCTTCGTCGGCGGGGCCACCGGGGGCGTCCTGCGCGACCTCCTCGCCCCGCTCCCGCCGCGCGACGCCCTCGTCCCCGTCGCCGGGAACACCCGCCGCACGCTCGCGATCACCGACCGCTCCACCGGCGACACCACCCAGCTCAACGAGGCCGGACCGCAGGTGAGCGCCGCCGAGTGGGCCGCGTTCCTGCGGACGTACGAGGAGCTCGTCGCGGCCGCCGACGCGGTGGCCCTCTGCGGCTCGCTGCCGCCCGGCATCCACGTCGGCGCCTACGCCGAGCTGGTCCGGATCGCCCGCGCCGCCGCCGTACCCGTGCTCCTGGACACCAGCGGCGAACCCCTGCGCCGGGGCATCGCCGCCCGCCCCGACCTGGTCAAGCCGAACGCGGACGAGCTGGCCCAGCTTACCGGCTTCCGCGAACCGCTGCGCGCCGCCCGCGACGCCCGCCGCCGGGGCGCCCACGCGGTGATCGCCTCCCTGGGCCCCGAGGGCGTCCTCGCCGTCACCCCGGACGGCACCTGGCGCGCCGCCCCGCCCGCCCCCGTCCGCGGCAACCCGACCGGAGCGGGCGACTCCGCGGTGGCCGGCCTGCTCTCCGCCCTGGCCGAAGGGCTGGACTGGCCCGATCGGCTCGCCCGGGCGGTGGCCCTGTCGACGGCTACGGTGCTGGCCCCGACGGCGGGAGAGTTCGACGCGGCGGCGTATGCGGAGCTGCTGCCGCGGGTGAGGGTGGAGAGCACGGGCGAAGCGGCCTGA
- the nagA gene encoding N-acetylglucosamine-6-phosphate deacetylase: protein MAGRAADSTVLAGARVVLPTGTVEDGRVAVESTRIADSAPEDARVIDLPGHWVVPGFVDMHNHGGGGASFTSGTVDEVLHGIRTHREHGTTTLVASTVTGEMDFLARRAGILSELVEQGDLAGIHFEGPFISPCRKGAHSEDLLRDPDPAEVRKLLDAARGTARMFTLATELPGGIDSVRLLAEHGVIAAIGHTDATYEQTVEAIDAGATVATHLFNAMPPIAHREPGPITALLEDDRITVELINDGTHLHPAILELAYHHKGAGRVALITDAMDAAGFGDGEYQLGPLAVSVTDGVARLVEGGSIAGSTLTLDTAFRRAVTIDKISVEDVVRSISANPARLLGVDDRVGSLEPGKDADLVVLDEDFVLAGVMRKGEWIIEPKTA, encoded by the coding sequence ATGGCCGGACGCGCAGCAGACAGCACGGTCCTCGCGGGCGCCCGGGTGGTCCTTCCCACCGGGACCGTGGAGGACGGCCGGGTGGCCGTCGAGTCCACCCGGATCGCGGACTCCGCCCCCGAGGACGCCCGGGTCATCGACCTGCCCGGCCACTGGGTGGTCCCCGGCTTCGTGGACATGCACAACCACGGCGGCGGCGGGGCCTCCTTCACCTCCGGCACCGTCGACGAGGTCCTGCACGGCATCCGTACGCACCGCGAGCACGGCACCACCACCCTGGTCGCCTCCACGGTGACCGGCGAGATGGACTTCCTCGCCCGCCGCGCCGGGATCCTCTCCGAGCTGGTCGAACAGGGCGACCTGGCCGGGATCCACTTCGAGGGCCCCTTCATCTCGCCGTGCCGCAAGGGCGCCCACAGCGAGGACCTGCTGCGCGACCCGGACCCGGCCGAGGTCCGCAAGCTGCTGGACGCGGCCCGGGGCACCGCCCGGATGTTCACCCTCGCCACCGAGCTGCCCGGCGGCATCGACTCCGTACGGCTGCTCGCCGAGCACGGGGTCATCGCCGCGATCGGCCACACGGACGCGACGTACGAGCAGACCGTCGAGGCGATCGACGCGGGCGCCACCGTCGCCACGCACCTGTTCAACGCGATGCCCCCGATCGCCCACCGCGAGCCCGGTCCGATCACCGCGCTCCTGGAGGACGACCGGATCACCGTGGAGCTGATCAACGACGGTACGCATCTGCACCCGGCGATCCTTGAGCTGGCCTACCACCACAAGGGCGCCGGCCGGGTCGCGCTGATCACCGACGCGATGGACGCGGCCGGGTTCGGCGACGGGGAGTACCAGCTCGGCCCGCTCGCCGTCTCGGTCACCGACGGGGTGGCCCGGCTGGTGGAGGGCGGGTCCATCGCGGGCTCCACGCTCACCCTGGACACCGCGTTCCGCCGGGCCGTCACCATCGACAAGATCTCCGTGGAGGACGTCGTACGGTCCATCTCGGCCAACCCCGCCCGCCTCCTGGGCGTCGACGACCGGGTCGGTTCGCTGGAGCCGGGCAAGGACGCGGACCTGGTGGTCCTCGACGAGGACTTCGTGCTGGCGGGCGTCATGCGCAAGGGCGAGTGGATCATCGAGCCGAAGACGGCGTGA
- a CDS encoding ROK family protein: MRHVIALDVGGTGMKAALVGTDGTLLHEARRATGRKRGADAVVETILAFAADLRAYGEEHFGEAAVAAGVAVPGIVDAEKGIAVYAANLGWRDVPLRALLGERLGGIPVALGHDVRTGGLAEGRIGAGRGADRFLFVPLGTGIAGAIGIAGEIEAGAHGYAGEIGHIVVRPDGPDCGCGQRGCLETLASASAVTRAWAAASGDPDADAADCAKAVESGDPAAIAVWRDAVDALAAGLVTALTLLDPRTLIIGGGLAEAGETLFTPLRAAVEERVTFQKLPHIVPAALGDTAGCLGAGLLAWDLLSTEVSA, from the coding sequence GTGAGACATGTCATCGCCCTCGATGTGGGCGGCACCGGAATGAAGGCCGCGCTGGTCGGGACCGACGGCACGCTGCTCCATGAGGCGCGGCGGGCCACCGGCCGGAAGCGCGGCGCCGACGCGGTCGTCGAGACGATCCTCGCGTTCGCCGCGGACCTGCGCGCCTACGGCGAGGAGCACTTCGGCGAGGCCGCCGTCGCGGCGGGCGTCGCCGTGCCCGGCATCGTCGACGCCGAGAAGGGGATCGCGGTCTACGCCGCCAACCTCGGCTGGCGCGACGTACCGCTGCGCGCCCTGCTCGGCGAACGCCTCGGCGGGATCCCGGTCGCCCTCGGCCACGACGTACGCACCGGAGGGCTCGCCGAGGGCCGCATCGGGGCGGGCCGGGGCGCCGACCGGTTCCTGTTCGTGCCGCTGGGCACCGGGATCGCCGGGGCCATCGGGATCGCGGGCGAGATCGAGGCGGGCGCCCACGGGTACGCGGGCGAGATCGGCCACATCGTGGTCCGCCCCGACGGACCGGACTGCGGCTGCGGCCAGCGCGGCTGTCTGGAGACCCTGGCCTCCGCCTCCGCGGTGACCCGGGCCTGGGCAGCCGCCTCCGGGGACCCGGATGCGGACGCCGCGGACTGCGCGAAGGCCGTCGAGTCGGGCGACCCGGCCGCGATCGCGGTCTGGCGGGACGCGGTCGACGCGCTCGCCGCCGGACTCGTCACCGCGCTCACCCTGCTGGACCCGCGCACGCTCATCATCGGTGGCGGTCTCGCCGAGGCCGGGGAAACCTTGTTCACACCACTGCGTGCGGCCGTCGAGGAACGCGTCACGTTCCAGAAGCTGCCCCACATCGTCCCGGCGGCCCTCGGGGACACCGCCGGATGCCTGGGCGCGGGGCTGCTCGCCTGGGATCTACTCTCCACGGAGGTTTCCGCCTGA